The Acidimicrobiales bacterium genomic interval GTTGCCCCGGTTGTCCCCCAGGACGAAGACGTGACCGTCGGGAACCGTGCACCCGGCGGTGGTGTCCTGGTTCGCACACCACGGCACCGTCGTGAAGCCCGCCGTCCCGTCAGGGACCGGGAGGTATGGCTCGATCAGGAGGCCACCGTCGATCAGTACCCGTCCGCTATCTGTAGTGACCGTCTCACCGGGGAGGGCGATAACCCGCTTGATCAGGTCGTCGGCACCTACTCCCGACTCGGGACGTGGGTGGAACACCACCAAGTCCCCGCGGTTTACGTCGTGGAGTCGGTAACTCACCTTGTTGACCAGGATCCGGTCCCCTGAGGACAGCGTCGGCTCCATGGAGGGACTCGGTATGTAGAAGGCCTGGAAGAGGAAGGCCCGGACGATCAGGGCCAAGGCCAGGGCCCCGACCAGCACCACCCCCCATTCCAGGACAGTCCGACGGGCCGAACGGATCGTCCCCGGGATCCCGAGGTCCACCTCGGGAGAGGGGTCCGATATCGGATGCCCGGCGAGTTCGCTGGGTGGTTGGGGGGTGACGACCACCTCGGGAACTACGAAGGTTCTGTCGACCATTCGATCCTGGCCCACTGGCCCACCTGTTAGGTCCTCCCGGGTCACGATTGCCGGTCCTCCCGAGGGGTCGGCCGTAGGTCCTGTCAGTGATGACGGTGCCGTCCCGTCGGGCGTCCCTTCAGGTCGTCACCCGGCCGGTTCAGGATCAGTATTTTCTTCGGCCACTGACCGGGCCCGGGCCCGGGCAAGCACGTCGTCGGCCCACGCCTCGTCTCCCGATCCGGGTATCGACCGCGGGGTCTCGGGTGTCTGATCGGGCACGGATCGAACCTACCCGTCGGGCGGTGTCACTCGGTGGCGCGCCACTACTGGTAGCGGGTCAGAACGCGTGCTGCGGCGGCGGCCCGCAGCTCCTCACCCTGACCCTCGGGCGCCGAGCCCACCCGGGCTGCCGGGCCCAAGCGGAGCAGGAGGCGTTCCAGCCACCGGTCTGCCGTCACCGGCAGGGTGACCCGAACCCGGCCATCGTCTAGGTGGTCCAGGGCGGTGTGCGGGTACTGGTCAACTACCCAGTGGACCTCCGGATCCAGTTCGAGGACCACCTCGGGGAGGCTTCCATCCACGGGGATGCCGTCCATTGCTTCGGCCTCCTCCTCCACCGGGATGAACGGCAGATCGGTCAGCGTGACACCGCGTACCCGGTCCAGGCGGAACACCCGTCCGGCTCCCACCGATCGGCAGTAGGCGGTCAGGTACCAGAAGCCGTCGTAGATACACCGGTGAGGTTCCACCACCCGCCTCGTTTCCTCATCACGGTTGTAGGAGTAGTAGTCCAGCTCCACACACCGACCCGATCGGATGGCCTCCCGCAGGAGTGTCAGAACCTTCTCCCCGCCGGAGGTCAGGCGGAGCTCCACTGTTGGGGCCTTGGAAGTCTGCGTGCCGACCAGCTTGGCTACGGCCCGCTCCAGGGGTCCTAACCGGTCATCGCCCAACAGGACGGCCGCGGCCCGGCCCGCTGCCACTAGGGCTGCCAGGTCGGCACTCCCCATCCTCATAGGTCTATCCAGCAGAGTGTCGCGATCGATTCGGATCTGGTCCTCGGTCACGACCACGTCGAAACTCAGAAAGTGCTGGTACCTGTCAGCCGAAACGAAATTCACAACGTCGGTCAGGTCGGAAACCAGGTCGGCGGCCGGGTAGTCGAACCGGTCCGACACCTCGGCGATGGTGGCACCTCCCGGACGGTGCTCCCGCAACCATGGGATCAGGGCAAGGAGTCGCTGGACCCGCTGAGCGGCGCCAAGTCCGCTCACGCCAGTGCCTCCAGCCAGGACACCATTTCGTCACGGAACCCGGTCGGGGCCACGACCTCGGCGCCGTCCAGAAAGGTCAGGACGAAGGACCGGAAGGCCGCGGCGTCCCGGACCATCTCTCGTACCAGTACCGAGCCGTCTTCGCGCTTCTCGATGATTTCGACACCACGGAGAAAGCTGGTCAACCACGGGACGTGCCGCTTGTCGACCAAGAGGTCCACCGCGACCTCGTCACCGTCTCCGAACTGCCAGGCATGGTCCTCGCGTACCTCGATGAGCGCACCCGGAACGGCAATCACCTCGTCGGTGACGAAGACCGGCCCCTCGAACCGATCGCATCTGTACTGCCGTCCGGCACCCCGACCGCGGTCCAGGCCGGACAGTTGCCAGTGACCCCGGGTGAAGACAAGTCGATGGGGTTCAACTGTCCGGCACTCTCCCCGATAGTCGAACGAAACCACCCGTCTTTCCATGACGGCCCCCATCAGTTCGCGGACCAAAGGCCCGTCAGCCACTTCAGCCACGGGAGTAGTCCGGTCCC includes:
- the lepB gene encoding signal peptidase I encodes the protein MTREDLTGGPVGQDRMVDRTFVVPEVVVTPQPPSELAGHPISDPSPEVDLGIPGTIRSARRTVLEWGVVLVGALALALIVRAFLFQAFYIPSPSMEPTLSSGDRILVNKVSYRLHDVNRGDLVVFHPRPESGVGADDLIKRVIALPGETVTTDSGRVLIDGGLLIEPYLPVPDGTAGFTTVPWCANQDTTAGCTVPDGHVFVLGDNRGNSRDSRYYGPVPVDSIVGRAFVRVWPLGGLDRL
- a CDS encoding WYL domain-containing protein, with the translated sequence MSGLGAAQRVQRLLALIPWLREHRPGGATIAEVSDRFDYPAADLVSDLTDVVNFVSADRYQHFLSFDVVVTEDQIRIDRDTLLDRPMRMGSADLAALVAAGRAAAVLLGDDRLGPLERAVAKLVGTQTSKAPTVELRLTSGGEKVLTLLREAIRSGRCVELDYYSYNRDEETRRVVEPHRCIYDGFWYLTAYCRSVGAGRVFRLDRVRGVTLTDLPFIPVEEEAEAMDGIPVDGSLPEVVLELDPEVHWVVDQYPHTALDHLDDGRVRVTLPVTADRWLERLLLRLGPAARVGSAPEGQGEELRAAAAARVLTRYQ
- a CDS encoding WYL domain-containing protein; its protein translation is MMKLERLLDLVALLLETEQPLGRHEIRNHLPPGAYAEDEVAFRRTFERDKDELRGMGLPIAVDTVPGTDPPLDGYSIRRSEFEADLPILDAEEMASLALASALVRFDAARPDVPIWLLGGSPSADGGDRTTPVAEVADGPLVRELMGAVMERRVVSFDYRGECRTVEPHRLVFTRGHWQLSGLDRGRGAGRQYRCDRFEGPVFVTDEVIAVPGALIEVREDHAWQFGDGDEVAVDLLVDKRHVPWLTSFLRGVEIIEKREDGSVLVREMVRDAAAFRSFVLTFLDGAEVVAPTGFRDEMVSWLEALA